One Streptomyces hundungensis DNA segment encodes these proteins:
- a CDS encoding ATP-binding protein gives MTAARPTGTGAPGYTETWPCEPESARRARLLVSAALNAWGADELVDAGLYIVSELVANAINHTACRWVRVSVHRPGSGVVRIGVADKSRVTPELGRPDAGQESGRGLLVVDAMSWRWGYDREPWGKVVWAELRDGERA, from the coding sequence ATGACAGCCGCCCGACCAACTGGGACAGGTGCCCCCGGCTACACCGAGACCTGGCCGTGCGAGCCGGAGTCCGCCCGCCGTGCCCGCTTACTCGTCTCTGCCGCCCTCAATGCATGGGGAGCGGACGAGCTGGTCGACGCTGGGCTGTACATCGTCTCCGAACTCGTCGCCAACGCCATCAATCACACCGCTTGCCGCTGGGTTCGCGTCAGCGTTCATCGGCCGGGCAGCGGCGTGGTCCGGATCGGCGTCGCCGACAAGTCCCGTGTCACGCCGGAGCTGGGACGCCCCGACGCCGGCCAGGAGAGCGGGCGTGGGCTCCTTGTGGTGGACGCGATGAGCTGGCGTTGGGGCTACGACCGAGAGCCGTGGGGAAAGGTCGTATGGGCGGAGCTTCGCGATGGGGAGCGAGCCTGA
- the dcd gene encoding dCTP deaminase, which produces MLLSDKDIRAEIDAGRVRIDPYDESMVQPSSIDVRLDRFFRVFENHRYPHIDPAVEQADLTRLVEPEGDEAFILHPGEFVLASTYEVITLPDDLASRLEGKSSLGRLGLVTHSTAGFIDPGFSGHVTLELSNVATLPIKLWPGMKIGQLCLFRLTSSAEEPYGSQRYGSRYQGQRGPTASRSFLNFHRTQV; this is translated from the coding sequence GTGCTTCTCTCAGACAAGGACATCCGGGCCGAGATCGATGCCGGGCGGGTACGCATCGATCCCTACGACGAATCCATGGTGCAGCCGTCGAGCATCGACGTGCGCCTCGACCGCTTCTTCCGGGTGTTCGAGAACCACCGCTACCCGCACATCGACCCCGCCGTCGAGCAGGCGGACCTCACCCGGCTCGTCGAGCCGGAGGGGGACGAGGCGTTCATCCTGCACCCCGGTGAGTTCGTGCTCGCCTCGACGTACGAGGTCATCACCCTCCCCGACGACCTCGCCAGCCGCCTGGAGGGCAAGAGTTCGCTCGGGCGCCTCGGGCTCGTCACGCACTCCACCGCCGGGTTCATCGACCCCGGGTTCTCCGGGCACGTGACCCTCGAGCTGTCCAACGTCGCCACGCTGCCGATCAAGCTGTGGCCGGGGATGAAGATCGGGCAGCTCTGTCTGTTCCGGCTGACGTCGTCCGCCGAGGAGCCCTACGGCTCCCAGCGGTACGGCTCGCGCTACCAGGGCCAGCGCGGACCCACCGCCTCGCGGTCCTTCCTCAATTTCCATCGGACCCAGGTGTGA
- the tgmB gene encoding ATP-grasp ribosomal peptide maturase, whose product MTNAEKRPVLVATEADDITADMVITEINRRDVPVVRFNPADIGGDLTVSARFGTCPAPVVGQVRTPSRTADLTQIRSVYWRRPEWPLFPRLSSDDSRFAAAQVRYGLGGTLYALDGPLWVNHPLRIAAADYKPAQLALAQRLGLAVPPTLVTNDPGEAREFIRDQGGTLYKTLRWTPYTRDGVPVTGWADPVRSEEIDESIRVTPHLFQARVDKVADLRVLIVGRHTFAVRIESELLDWRKDYSALTYTVEHIPDRVDRALHAYLHRMELASGSFDLAVDRAGDYWWLELNPNGQWGWLETETGLPMSAAFADLLTQGDSQ is encoded by the coding sequence ATGACAAACGCCGAGAAGAGGCCGGTCCTGGTGGCCACGGAGGCGGACGACATCACCGCCGACATGGTCATCACCGAAATCAACCGGCGCGATGTGCCGGTCGTCAGGTTCAATCCCGCTGACATCGGCGGGGACCTCACGGTCTCGGCTCGGTTCGGCACCTGCCCGGCCCCCGTGGTCGGGCAGGTGCGTACCCCGTCGAGAACCGCGGATCTGACCCAGATCAGGTCGGTGTACTGGCGCCGCCCCGAGTGGCCCTTGTTCCCCCGCCTGTCCTCCGATGACTCCCGATTTGCGGCAGCACAAGTCCGCTACGGGCTCGGTGGCACCCTCTACGCCCTGGACGGCCCGCTCTGGGTCAACCACCCGTTACGAATCGCTGCGGCCGACTACAAACCTGCTCAGCTCGCACTCGCCCAGCGCCTCGGCCTCGCCGTCCCGCCCACCCTTGTCACCAACGACCCCGGCGAGGCACGCGAGTTCATCCGCGACCAGGGGGGCACGCTCTACAAGACGCTGAGATGGACCCCGTACACACGTGACGGTGTGCCGGTGACCGGGTGGGCTGACCCCGTCCGTTCCGAGGAGATCGATGAGAGCATCCGCGTCACCCCTCATCTGTTCCAGGCTCGGGTGGACAAGGTCGCCGATCTCCGCGTCCTGATCGTCGGCCGGCACACGTTCGCCGTGCGCATCGAATCCGAACTGCTGGACTGGCGCAAGGACTACAGCGCCCTGACCTACACCGTTGAGCACATCCCCGACCGGGTGGACAGAGCCCTGCACGCCTACCTGCACCGCATGGAGCTGGCATCAGGGAGCTTCGATCTCGCGGTGGACCGCGCAGGGGACTACTGGTGGCTGGAGCTGAACCCCAACGGCCAATGGGGGTGGCTGGAGACGGAGACCGGCCTCCCGATGTCCGCAGCTTTCGCCGACCTACTCACGCAAGGAGACAGCCAATGA
- a CDS encoding COG4705 family protein has protein sequence MTTTTEARTRRGRLMLNKVPEVTIWFWVIKVLCTTVGESFADWINTRLGVGLVNTAWIFTAVFVVVLAVQLRLKRYVPFPYWLTVVVVSVTGTLYTDILTDQLNVPLWISSAVFSVLLAVVFGVWWLRERTLSIHSVTTLPRESFYWLAVLVTFALGTATGDWTLELTGWSPGAAVLLPLGLIAAITGLWRFGANPVLSFWLAYILTRPLGANIGDWLASPKVAQNPGDPTGLALGTFTTSLIFLGLILATVVYLTVTRADVTETHEATHAAQVTGNPRKERIALAGFGVLAVATAALLSWAHAQPHVGPAPETDTTSAVQLPPGQAVKAFPPAKVGALRTLASTSLNDARSGNAAGAHAAAQSLRDLWDADQDSLQPLDDTGWTSIDAQMDKMLKTFGIDHDNPPMPPAQQESELNALLADLG, from the coding sequence ATGACAACGACAACCGAAGCACGCACACGCCGCGGGCGGCTCATGCTCAACAAGGTCCCCGAAGTCACCATCTGGTTCTGGGTGATCAAGGTCCTGTGTACGACGGTTGGTGAGAGCTTCGCCGACTGGATCAACACCCGGCTGGGCGTCGGCCTGGTGAACACGGCCTGGATCTTCACCGCGGTGTTCGTGGTGGTCCTGGCTGTCCAGCTGCGGCTGAAGCGCTACGTCCCGTTCCCTTATTGGCTGACCGTCGTCGTTGTCAGCGTCACGGGCACCCTGTACACCGACATCCTCACCGACCAGCTGAACGTGCCGCTCTGGATCAGCTCCGCGGTCTTCTCGGTGCTGCTCGCGGTGGTCTTCGGTGTGTGGTGGCTGCGCGAGCGCACGCTGTCGATCCACTCGGTCACGACCCTGCCGCGGGAGTCCTTCTACTGGCTGGCGGTCCTGGTCACCTTCGCGCTCGGCACCGCCACCGGCGACTGGACTCTGGAGCTGACCGGCTGGAGCCCGGGCGCCGCGGTGCTGCTGCCGCTCGGCCTGATCGCGGCGATCACCGGGCTGTGGCGGTTCGGCGCGAACCCGGTGCTGTCCTTCTGGCTCGCCTACATCCTGACCCGCCCGCTGGGTGCGAACATCGGCGACTGGCTCGCCTCGCCCAAGGTCGCGCAGAACCCGGGCGACCCGACCGGTCTCGCACTGGGCACGTTCACCACCAGCCTGATCTTCCTCGGTCTGATCCTGGCGACGGTCGTCTACCTGACGGTGACGCGCGCGGATGTGACCGAGACCCACGAGGCGACCCACGCCGCACAGGTCACCGGCAACCCACGCAAGGAGCGCATCGCGCTGGCCGGCTTCGGCGTGCTTGCCGTCGCCACCGCGGCCCTGCTGAGCTGGGCTCACGCCCAGCCGCACGTCGGTCCGGCGCCGGAGACCGACACCACCTCCGCCGTCCAGCTGCCGCCTGGTCAGGCGGTGAAGGCGTTCCCGCCCGCTAAGGTCGGCGCGCTGCGGACCCTCGCATCCACCTCGCTCAACGACGCCCGCTCGGGGAACGCCGCCGGGGCGCATGCGGCCGCCCAGTCGCTGCGTGACCTGTGGGATGCCGACCAGGACTCGCTCCAGCCGCTCGACGACACCGGCTGGACCTCCATCGACGCCCAGATGGACAAAATGCTCAAGACCTTCGGCATCGACCACGACAACCCCCCGATGCCTCCGGCACAGCAGGAGAGCGAACTGAACGCTCTCCTTGCGGACTTGGGCTGA
- a CDS encoding DUF6087 family protein, which yields MVEEPLSEWAERRDSKIGRLRAVPIVSGNSPKGSHVSPDAPRAIERWNGHAWEPYGFATSLAETKRILFPEANKLAAGSPGLAGQPLAPGRGRHRKP from the coding sequence ATGGTCGAGGAACCTCTGTCGGAGTGGGCAGAGCGCCGGGACTCGAAGATCGGCCGGCTGCGCGCCGTCCCGATCGTCTCGGGCAACAGCCCCAAGGGTTCGCATGTGAGCCCTGACGCGCCACGCGCCATCGAGCGGTGGAACGGGCATGCCTGGGAGCCGTACGGATTCGCCACAAGTCTCGCGGAGACCAAGCGCATCCTGTTCCCCGAGGCCAATAAGCTCGCCGCCGGCTCGCCCGGCCTCGCGGGGCAGCCGCTCGCCCCTGGCAGGGGCAGACACCGAAAGCCGTAG
- a CDS encoding HAMP domain-containing sensor histidine kinase: MRQRVVKVALTAALVAVLLLAIPLAWAIRSTLYTAQRDTLERAALAAAVDVSPDYQGGDPVELPAPPAGARLGLYDAQLRLRAGDGSQPGDAPVRRALAGVAVRSQSGGDLVVAVPVSHAEQVIGVVRASSPVSAVRDRVLAVWGLLLGVAAVALVVAVLVARRQARALAAPLEDLSRHCRAVTAGDLSARAAVGGIAEIDQVARTHNEMLHGLSELLRHERDFTSNASHQLRTPLTGLQLALEAGLEQRDDARLRPVVEEALATTRRLHDTVEEVLRLSGSRGLPRPHPADQPVEDVLTASIEHWHGVFAGVGRRLEYVSGDVPGDVRVCGGPVTEILDVLLDNARTHGHGTVWVKVRDLDDALAFDVTDEGETHGDTARVFDRGHTGSGAGTGIGLALARDLAASFGGRLSLTSRTPTTFTLLVPMSHTEADVAPR, from the coding sequence ATGAGACAGCGCGTGGTGAAAGTCGCCCTGACCGCCGCGCTGGTCGCCGTCCTCCTCCTCGCCATCCCGCTGGCCTGGGCCATCAGATCGACGCTCTACACCGCCCAGCGCGACACCCTGGAACGGGCAGCTCTCGCCGCCGCGGTAGACGTCAGCCCCGACTACCAGGGAGGCGACCCGGTGGAACTGCCCGCACCCCCGGCCGGCGCGCGCCTGGGCCTGTATGACGCCCAGCTCAGGCTGCGGGCCGGTGACGGCTCGCAGCCGGGTGACGCACCCGTCCGCCGGGCCCTTGCCGGAGTGGCCGTGCGGAGCCAGTCGGGCGGCGACCTGGTCGTCGCCGTGCCCGTCTCCCACGCCGAGCAGGTCATCGGAGTCGTACGGGCCTCCTCTCCCGTCAGCGCGGTACGCGACCGGGTCCTGGCCGTGTGGGGCCTCCTGCTGGGCGTGGCCGCAGTCGCACTGGTGGTTGCCGTCCTTGTCGCCCGCCGTCAGGCACGGGCGTTGGCCGCACCGCTGGAGGACCTCTCGCGGCACTGCCGCGCTGTCACCGCCGGTGACCTGAGCGCCCGCGCCGCTGTCGGCGGCATCGCCGAGATCGACCAGGTCGCCCGCACCCACAACGAGATGCTGCACGGCCTCTCCGAACTCCTGCGCCACGAGAGGGACTTCACCTCCAACGCCTCCCATCAGCTGCGTACGCCCCTGACCGGATTGCAGCTCGCCCTGGAGGCGGGGCTGGAACAGCGCGACGACGCCCGGCTGCGGCCCGTCGTCGAGGAGGCACTGGCAACCACCCGCCGCCTCCACGACACCGTGGAAGAGGTGCTGCGACTGTCCGGCTCCCGCGGCCTGCCGAGGCCGCATCCCGCCGACCAGCCAGTGGAAGACGTGCTGACGGCGTCCATAGAGCACTGGCACGGCGTTTTCGCCGGCGTGGGCAGGCGCCTGGAGTACGTCAGTGGCGACGTGCCCGGGGATGTCCGCGTCTGCGGCGGGCCCGTGACCGAGATCCTCGATGTCCTGCTGGACAATGCCCGCACCCACGGGCACGGCACGGTATGGGTCAAGGTCCGCGATCTCGACGACGCTCTCGCCTTCGACGTCACCGACGAGGGCGAGACGCACGGTGACACGGCGCGGGTGTTCGACCGTGGGCACACCGGTAGCGGGGCGGGTACGGGGATCGGCCTCGCCCTCGCCCGCGACCTGGCCGCATCGTTCGGTGGGCGGCTCTCCCTGACCAGCCGAACGCCCACCACTTTCACCTTGCTCGTGCCCATGTCGCACACGGAAGCCGACGTCGCGCCTCGGTGA
- a CDS encoding DUF6415 family natural product biosynthesis protein has product MTFSIVPRSSGWRGPAENRERGSAWTQPLPERGFAVSEGVAPETDLLKRFLDAMRRQQAAECGDVPVRITVEAIQQTADYVLSSHLDQAQDGELDATLLTLQGHLAALAEVAETQLDVGRVVVREMVTRARALADDVRRPSRTNARYAAQTARDLLSLLTREGWDTSAESKEPAGA; this is encoded by the coding sequence ATGACCTTCTCCATCGTTCCTCGGAGTTCGGGGTGGCGCGGGCCAGCCGAGAACCGCGAGCGCGGATCAGCCTGGACACAGCCCCTCCCCGAACGGGGGTTTGCCGTTTCCGAGGGGGTCGCGCCGGAGACGGACCTCCTCAAACGGTTCCTCGACGCGATGCGGCGCCAGCAAGCCGCGGAATGCGGCGACGTCCCTGTCCGCATCACCGTCGAGGCCATCCAGCAGACGGCGGACTACGTGCTGAGCAGCCATCTGGACCAGGCGCAGGACGGTGAGCTCGATGCCACGCTTCTCACCCTTCAGGGGCACCTCGCCGCTCTCGCCGAGGTGGCGGAGACGCAGTTGGACGTGGGGCGAGTCGTAGTCCGCGAGATGGTCACCCGCGCGCGGGCCTTAGCCGACGACGTGCGCCGGCCGTCGCGGACAAACGCCAGGTATGCGGCCCAGACGGCGCGGGATCTCCTCTCCCTGTTGACCCGGGAGGGCTGGGACACCTCCGCGGAATCGAAGGAACCAGCCGGTGCCTAA
- the tgmA gene encoding putative ATP-grasp-modified RiPP produces MTSATQTTARPWGIGRLAPYPTTTYRPHATITINPATQLGVFRDRTGLVVEMGKHGTSSGTETSTTTNSDSKNDQGHDQDSNQD; encoded by the coding sequence GTGACGAGCGCTACGCAGACCACTGCCCGCCCGTGGGGAATCGGCCGCCTGGCGCCGTACCCGACCACCACTTACCGGCCGCACGCCACGATCACCATCAACCCTGCCACCCAGCTCGGCGTCTTCCGCGACCGCACCGGTCTCGTGGTCGAGATGGGCAAGCACGGCACGAGCTCCGGCACCGAGACGTCCACGACCACGAACTCCGACTCCAAGAACGACCAGGGCCACGACCAGGACAGCAACCAGGACTGA
- a CDS encoding sensor histidine kinase, translating into MALTRFRRRVVALTVLIATVVVAILVMVSHVLLSRVTDTDALDLARTRAEAVAANVTEVGGRIVLTENNSEALDEVAWVYADGRLIDGNVPAGMVARVEAMAGSGRSQTATVGHYLLYAREVPVDGHHVMVIVRVDLTPYETSEQHSLTLSLVLGGLAILLAGGVAHLVVRRAMRVVHEMASLADDWGHHEPGRRFNLGAPRDEFGELGQTLDRLLERVDNALADERRLTDEIAHELRTPLTVLRGEAQLAQLSGEPVEPEAVLSEVDRLNAAITTLLHAARARTDAGTRCDLLSAARQAIAGRAVEIDFPAKAHVAVADDVVVSLMSPLLENGLRHARSRVWITARIQGEKVVVDVLDDGPGFDPMEVDRVFEAGVTGGDGYGLGLPVARRIAASAGVEVRAIADGRGHVEVTLPAV; encoded by the coding sequence ATGGCACTGACGCGATTTCGCCGGAGGGTCGTCGCGCTCACGGTGCTGATCGCCACCGTCGTGGTGGCGATCCTGGTCATGGTCTCGCATGTGCTGCTGAGCCGGGTGACGGACACCGATGCGCTCGACCTGGCGCGTACCCGCGCCGAGGCGGTCGCGGCGAACGTCACCGAGGTGGGCGGCCGTATCGTACTGACGGAGAACAACAGCGAGGCGTTGGACGAGGTCGCCTGGGTCTATGCCGACGGCCGCCTGATCGACGGGAACGTTCCGGCCGGCATGGTCGCGCGCGTCGAGGCGATGGCAGGCTCAGGGCGATCGCAGACGGCCACGGTCGGGCACTACCTCCTGTACGCGCGGGAGGTCCCGGTCGACGGCCACCACGTCATGGTGATCGTCCGAGTGGACCTCACACCCTATGAGACATCCGAGCAGCACAGTCTGACCTTGTCGCTGGTACTGGGCGGTCTCGCCATCCTCCTCGCCGGCGGTGTCGCGCACCTTGTGGTGCGCCGCGCGATGCGGGTGGTCCATGAGATGGCCTCCCTCGCCGATGACTGGGGCCATCACGAACCCGGGCGCCGCTTCAACCTCGGAGCCCCACGCGATGAGTTCGGCGAACTGGGACAGACCCTGGACCGCCTCCTGGAGCGCGTCGACAACGCGCTGGCGGACGAGCGCCGGCTCACCGACGAGATCGCCCACGAGCTGCGGACACCCCTCACAGTCCTTCGGGGCGAGGCGCAGCTGGCGCAGCTGTCCGGCGAACCGGTGGAGCCGGAGGCGGTGCTCAGCGAGGTCGACCGGCTCAACGCGGCGATCACGACGCTTCTGCACGCCGCGCGCGCACGGACAGACGCCGGGACCCGATGCGATCTCCTCTCCGCCGCGCGCCAGGCGATCGCCGGCCGCGCGGTCGAGATCGACTTTCCCGCCAAGGCCCATGTCGCCGTGGCGGACGATGTCGTCGTGTCGCTGATGTCACCCCTGCTGGAGAACGGCCTGCGCCACGCACGATCACGCGTGTGGATCACCGCGCGCATCCAGGGTGAGAAAGTCGTCGTCGATGTCCTGGACGACGGCCCCGGGTTCGATCCAATGGAGGTCGACCGGGTCTTCGAAGCCGGTGTGACCGGCGGCGACGGGTACGGGCTCGGGCTGCCGGTGGCCCGGCGCATCGCCGCCTCGGCCGGGGTGGAGGTCCGCGCGATCGCGGACGGCCGCGGTCACGTAGAGGTGACGCTCCCAGCCGTGTAG
- a CDS encoding response regulator transcription factor: MALILVCEDDAAVRGILKRALEHDGHTVSVAATAGSLLRQLATVPQLVVLDLGLPDADGRDVCLALRARGVDAPVLMLTALDGLHHKVGGFEAGADDYMTKPFDIPELLVRVRALLRRATVASAPREVSLDPAKHVVTYDSVSQSLTPTEFRLLGRLIASQGDAVRRHALIAAGWPHGAQVSDNTLDSFVRRLRTKLGPLGVAGRLVTVRGVGYRWH; the protein is encoded by the coding sequence GTGGCTCTCATCTTGGTGTGCGAGGACGATGCGGCGGTCCGCGGCATCCTCAAGCGCGCCCTGGAACACGACGGCCACACCGTCTCCGTCGCCGCCACGGCCGGCAGTCTGCTGCGGCAGCTCGCGACGGTGCCCCAACTGGTCGTCCTTGATCTCGGGCTCCCGGACGCCGACGGCCGCGACGTCTGTCTGGCCCTTCGGGCGCGTGGTGTCGACGCCCCGGTGTTGATGCTCACCGCCCTGGACGGCCTGCATCACAAGGTGGGCGGCTTCGAGGCCGGCGCCGACGACTACATGACCAAACCCTTCGACATCCCGGAACTGCTGGTCCGCGTCCGAGCGCTGCTGCGCCGGGCCACCGTGGCTTCCGCACCGCGCGAGGTCTCCCTCGACCCGGCGAAGCATGTGGTGACCTATGACTCGGTGAGCCAGAGCCTGACCCCGACCGAGTTCCGGCTCCTGGGCCGCTTGATCGCCTCGCAGGGCGACGCAGTACGCCGGCACGCCCTCATCGCGGCCGGCTGGCCGCACGGAGCGCAGGTCAGTGACAACACTCTCGACTCCTTCGTGCGTCGGCTGCGGACCAAACTCGGTCCGCTGGGTGTGGCCGGGCGTCTGGTGACCGTTCGCGGCGTGGGCTACCGATGGCACTGA
- a CDS encoding phosphoribosyltransferase, which yields MNDQNDVRENLTYEKFGGAIRELAQTIADDGYEPDIVVSIARGGVFVAGGLAYALDCKNIHLVNVEFYTGVGTTLEMPVMLAPVPNAIDFSGKKVLITDDVADTGKTLKLVYDFCVAHVAEVRSAVIYEKSHSLVKCEYVWKRTDDWINFPWSVEPPVVRREGQVLDA from the coding sequence ATGAACGACCAGAACGACGTGCGCGAGAACCTCACCTACGAGAAGTTCGGCGGGGCCATCCGCGAGCTCGCGCAGACCATCGCCGACGACGGCTACGAGCCCGACATCGTGGTCTCCATCGCGCGCGGCGGCGTCTTCGTGGCCGGCGGCCTCGCCTACGCCCTCGACTGCAAGAACATCCACCTGGTGAACGTGGAGTTCTACACCGGCGTCGGCACCACGTTGGAGATGCCGGTCATGCTGGCCCCCGTGCCCAACGCGATCGACTTCTCCGGCAAGAAGGTGCTGATCACCGACGACGTCGCCGACACCGGCAAGACGCTGAAGCTGGTGTACGACTTCTGCGTCGCCCATGTCGCCGAGGTCCGCAGCGCCGTCATCTACGAGAAGTCCCACTCCCTCGTGAAGTGCGAGTACGTGTGGAAGCGCACCGACGACTGGATCAACTTCCCCTGGTCCGTCGAGCCTCCCGTCGTACGGCGTGAGGGCCAGGTGCTCGACGCCTGA
- the tgmC gene encoding ATP-grasp peptide maturase system methyltransferase: MTGSASERHRMAADLANKGVLTLPWLRGAVESVPRERFLHPGVFLDEGRNWRPVTALGTDPDEWLKTAYSVDTLTTQLDGHLTADQVSEPVAGVPTSSSTDPTTVVGMIEALDLKAEHRVLEIGTGTGYSTALMCHYLGEDNVTTVEVDPQVAARADAALETVGYSTWTVTGDGLLGHPRRAPYDRVIATCAVRRIPYTWVRQTKPGGIILSTVGSWPWGTALAKVTVNENGTAEGSIVGRSSFMQARAQAVTPVAGDLSARTAYADSEREARVSPLRLEEWVPAFLAQLSVPGAHFVRAATSDGAQLLHLFDPERESFAQFKPDGVGWVVRQGGPVALWDRVERTLIAWQAAGNPDITAVQLRITATSHTYWIRDHPELRWEHRLDAAY, encoded by the coding sequence ATGACAGGCTCCGCGTCCGAGCGGCACCGCATGGCCGCCGACCTCGCGAACAAGGGCGTCCTGACACTTCCCTGGCTGCGCGGTGCTGTGGAGAGCGTGCCGCGCGAGCGATTCCTCCACCCCGGAGTTTTCCTCGACGAAGGGCGGAACTGGCGCCCCGTCACAGCCCTCGGGACGGACCCGGACGAGTGGCTGAAGACCGCCTACAGCGTCGACACTCTGACCACCCAGCTTGACGGCCACCTCACCGCAGATCAGGTCAGCGAACCCGTCGCGGGCGTACCGACGTCCTCCTCAACCGACCCGACCACAGTCGTGGGCATGATCGAGGCCCTGGACCTCAAGGCAGAACACCGCGTCCTGGAGATCGGTACTGGCACCGGCTACTCCACGGCCCTGATGTGCCACTACCTCGGCGAGGACAACGTCACCACGGTCGAGGTCGACCCGCAGGTGGCGGCGCGCGCTGATGCTGCCCTGGAGACAGTCGGTTACTCGACTTGGACCGTGACCGGCGATGGACTCCTTGGCCACCCGCGCCGAGCGCCTTACGACCGGGTGATCGCCACCTGTGCCGTCCGCCGCATCCCATACACCTGGGTCAGGCAGACGAAGCCCGGCGGGATCATCCTCAGCACCGTGGGCTCCTGGCCCTGGGGAACCGCCCTCGCGAAGGTCACCGTCAACGAGAACGGCACCGCCGAGGGTTCGATCGTCGGGCGCTCCTCGTTCATGCAGGCCCGCGCCCAGGCAGTTACCCCCGTGGCTGGTGACCTGTCGGCCCGTACCGCGTACGCCGACAGCGAGCGAGAGGCCAGGGTGTCGCCACTCAGACTGGAGGAATGGGTACCCGCCTTCCTCGCCCAGCTTTCCGTCCCCGGCGCCCACTTCGTCCGTGCTGCCACAAGCGACGGCGCCCAACTGCTCCACCTCTTCGACCCTGAGCGCGAATCCTTCGCGCAGTTCAAGCCTGACGGTGTTGGCTGGGTCGTCCGCCAGGGCGGCCCCGTGGCCCTGTGGGACAGGGTCGAGCGGACCCTCATCGCCTGGCAGGCCGCAGGGAACCCCGACATCACCGCCGTACAGCTCCGGATCACGGCCACGTCCCATACGTACTGGATCCGCGATCACCCGGAACTGCGATGGGAGCATCGCCTCGACGCTGCTTATTGA
- a CDS encoding Yip1 family protein, whose translation MAGFRMGRGGRDNNRPPRQPQQQGQQQAPAQQWPGDRQQPQYGHGQGQAQQRPQGYGQGQPPQYGDGGPHYRQPYPRQDEPEYFGDPYYQGQGGPQGYAPAEDPYANNPGHTQAFSVGEDPYGDGATYRAGAAPAPSGPRLPWKELVSGVVMRPGPTFWQMRDYPVWGPALIITFLYGMLAIFGFDKAREDVISTTLATAVPVVLVTGVVFVIGGLILGAVTHTMARQLGGDGAWQPTVGLSMLIMALTDAPRLLLALFLGGDNGVVQVLGWVTWLAAGALFTSMVSKSHDLPWPKALGASAIQLVALLSLIKLGTI comes from the coding sequence GTGGCTGGATTCAGGATGGGACGCGGCGGCCGGGACAACAACCGCCCCCCGCGGCAACCGCAACAGCAAGGGCAGCAGCAGGCGCCGGCACAGCAGTGGCCGGGCGATCGGCAGCAGCCGCAGTACGGGCATGGGCAGGGGCAGGCACAGCAGCGACCGCAGGGCTACGGGCAGGGACAGCCGCCGCAGTACGGTGACGGCGGGCCGCACTACCGGCAGCCCTACCCGCGGCAGGACGAGCCGGAGTACTTCGGCGACCCGTACTACCAGGGGCAGGGCGGCCCGCAGGGTTACGCCCCCGCCGAGGACCCGTACGCGAACAACCCGGGCCACACCCAGGCGTTCAGCGTCGGCGAGGACCCGTACGGCGACGGCGCGACCTACCGCGCGGGCGCGGCACCGGCCCCGAGCGGCCCCCGGCTGCCCTGGAAGGAGCTCGTGTCCGGCGTCGTGATGCGGCCGGGCCCGACGTTCTGGCAGATGCGGGACTACCCCGTGTGGGGCCCGGCGCTGATCATCACGTTCCTCTACGGAATGCTCGCGATCTTCGGCTTCGACAAGGCCCGCGAGGACGTCATCAGCACCACCCTGGCGACGGCGGTCCCGGTGGTCCTCGTCACCGGCGTGGTCTTCGTGATCGGCGGCCTGATCCTGGGCGCGGTGACGCACACGATGGCCCGCCAGCTCGGCGGCGACGGCGCGTGGCAGCCGACGGTGGGCCTCTCCATGCTGATCATGGCCCTGACGGACGCCCCGCGCCTGCTCCTGGCCCTGTTCCTGGGCGGCGACAACGGCGTGGTGCAGGTGCTCGGCTGGGTGACCTGGCTGGCGGCCGGCGCGCTGTTCACGTCGATGGTGAGCAAGTCCCACGACCTGCCCTGGCCGAAGGCGCTGGGCGCCTCAGCGATCCAACTGGTCGCGCTGCTCTCGCTGATCAAGCTGGGCACGATCTAG